Sequence from the Pseudomonas frederiksbergensis genome:
CTGGATGAGCGCTTCAAGGCGCTGCAGTCGCGTATTTTCTCACGCCTGGAACCCAGCGTGCGCCATCGGACATTTACCCTGGATGAGCTGGAGGTGCACCTGCAATTATTCCGCTATTTCTGCCTGGACCTGGCGCAACCCATGCTGAACAATTTTTCTCGGTTCATGTTTCAGCACTATCGAATCTGGGCTGGTCTGCAGGCCATCAATGAGGGATGGAGCCCCCAGGTGTTCAACGCCCAGGCGACCGAGGCGCTTTTCGTCAGCCACTTGTTGAAGGACCTCACGGAAGGAGAGCCGCAATTCGAGACGCTCTCCTGGGCACCCTATCTCAAGGAAATGTCCCCCATCTGGCGGGCTTTCGAGAGCAAGTGGGATCCCATTATCGAAAGCCTGAGCGATGCCTATGATGGAGGGCTGGATACCTCTCAATGGCCCCGGGAACTTATGGACAGCCTGGCCCATCCTCCCCAGGCGCAACCCCCTCTGGAGCCGGTAGGGGAGGTGCCCTGGGGCGCCACGGACATCGAGCTCAATTCGGATCAATTGCGCCGGGCATGGCTGATCATAAAATTCGTCCAGGCCGCTGAGGCGGTACAAGCTTCAACCCAGGCTACCGAGGCCTTGGTGCATGCCTGGTGGCCGTACAGGTCGCCAATTTGAACGACTCGCCAGCAGGTCTCATTGCGCAGGGGGAGCTGGCTGGCGTTGGCAGACTGCGGTGCGATCAAAGAGAACCTTTCAACCCGAACCGCTTCATCAACCCCTTCTGTAGCAAACCGGAGGGCAGCCATGTCGCGATCAAGGGCAAGGCCCGGCTGCCGTTGCCCAGGCGAAGCAGGCGGGGGGGCTTGGGTTGTCGTGCGGCCTTCAGCAACCCGGCGGCGAACTCATGGGCCGGGGTCGGATTGTCCTGGGAGGCCCTGGCCCTGGCGCGGATGCCATCGCGCAACGGCCACCACGGCGATTGTTCGCTGATGAGCTGTTCGGCTTCATGCCCGGCGTTCTTGGCAAAGCTTGAAGCAATCGCGCCAGGCTGGACTTCCATGACGCGAATACCGAACGGTGCCAGTTCCATGCGCAGTGCGTCGCTCAGGGCATGCACCGCCGCCTTCGAGGCGCAATAGGCGCCGGCGAACGGCGTGACCAGCACGCCGGAAACACTGCCGATGTTTACCACCAATCCCCGGGCCCGGCGCAACACCGGGAAGAATGCGCGCGTCACGCCGACGATGGCGAACACGTTGGTTTCGAACTGACGCTGCATCGCTTGCACGCCGCCGTCCAGCAGCGGGCCCATGGCCCCGTAGCCAGCGTTGTTGACCAACACATCGAGGCCGCCGTGTTGCTGGTTGATCCGTTCGCTCAGTTGCTCCAACGCTTGGCCATCGTTGACGTCCAGTTGCACCGCCGTGAAACCTGCGGCGCTTAGCTGCGCCACGTCCTCGGTTTTGCGCGCGCTTGCCCATACCTGGTAGCCGGCGGCCTTGAAAGCATCGGCGAGGGCGCGGCCGATGCCGCTGGAACATCCGGTGATCAACGCAACGGGCATGGCGCATTCCTTGTGCAAGAAGCTGAAGGGGAGGTCAATTGGAGAAGCTACCTTGCAATCGCTCCGCGCGAAATTCCAGGGTTTGCGGGCGATAGCCGGGGCGCAGTGGCGGGATCGGCAGGCAATCCTGCCAGTCTGCGCCGGGCTGCAAGTCGCCGGGGCCGCGATAACGCGGCGAGCTGTAGAGGTTGTCGGCCAGGTTGATGGTATCGCCGGGTGCATAGGCCGCGACTCGCCAGTGCAGTTGGGTCAACGGAACATCGTTGCCATTGCGTATTTTCAGCAACAGCGGCCGATCGGCCGGGCAGTGTTCGGGCGCGTAGGCAATGCTCAGGTCCAGGCGGGCCAGTTGCCGGGTCTCGCGGTTTTCCTGCCAGAGCACCCACGCCGCCACCAGCCCCAGGCCGACGAATGCTGCCAGGGAAACCGGCAAGGCCTTGGCCGGGTAGCGCAACAGCAGGATGAGCCAGGTGATGACAAGCAGTACGCCAATTAACATGGAACAAAACTCCGCGAAGTCATGACCACCATCCTATCGAAGAGGAGCCTGGATGGACATCCGCACGAAAGGGGGGCCGCTGGTCGCCACCGTCATTCCTGACAGTAGCCAGCGGAATCTGCGGCTGTTTGGATGTAGCGAACCGCCAAGGCGTCGTGACAAGAGGTTTGATGGATGGGCATGGATTATCGAACGCCAAGGCTGACCGTCGTGGACTCGCGTCGTTTGGTGATCTGTTCGGTCGATTATTGCCGCACTATTGAGGATGGCCCCGCGCAGCCGTATAACAGCCGAAATCTTTTTGACCTGGCGGGACGGGCAATCCGGCAGTGGGATCCGCGCCTCTGGGCCATGCAGGAAACGGATGAACGGGCGCCCGCCAATCTTTCAGCGGTTTATTCGTTGTCCGGCGCCACGCTGCATACGCTCAGTGTCGACGCGGGCACGCAGATTGACCTGCCGGGACTCGCCGACGAAGTTCTGCTGGGCTGGGACAGCCGAGGGACACGGCGCGACATCCTCTATGACGACTCGCTCCGCCCCGTCGCGGTATTCGAGCAAGGCAATGGGCAGCCGCGTCGGTGTACCGAACGCATGGCTTATGGCTATCCGGGCCAGGGCGACCAGGACCATAACCAGTACGGGCAATTGATCCGCCACGACGACACGGCGGGCACCTTGTCGCTGGCGTCCTTTACCTTGACCGGGCAAAACCTCACGCAGGATCGCCGCTTCATCCTCGATGCCGCTTTACCCGATTGGCCAGAGGCTGAGGCCGATCGCGAACATCTGCTGGAGCCGGGAGACGGCGCCGTTTCGACGTGGCGCTTTGGGCCGTTGGGCGATGTGCTGGAGCAGGTCGATGCCAGGGGCAATCGACAACGACAGCGCCTTACGCTCGATGGCCGGCTGTCCGGCAGCCAATTGCTGTTGGAGGGGCAAGTCGATTGGCAGGCGCTGGTGAGCGATATTCGCTATGACGCCGAAGGAAAAATCGAGCAGGAAACAGCCGGCAACGGCGTGCAGACTTCACTCACGTATGACCCGGAGGACGGACGCTTGTCCGAGCGCCAAGCCCTGCGCGCCGGCCAGGTGCTTCAACACTTGCGCTATGCCTATGACCCGATGGGCAACGTGCTGAGCATCGAAGACCAGGCCCAGCCGGTCCGCTACTTCGCCAACCAACGCATCGATCCGGTCAGTCGCTTTACCTACGACAGTCTTTATCGACTGATCGAAGCCACCGGTTGGGAGGCCGGTACGGCCAATCAAGGGCCCGACTCGCTGGGGCGAAGCGACCCGGCAGCGTTCAGCAACTATCGGCAAACCTACCGCTACGATGAGGGCGGTAACCTGCTGGAGCTGATTCACGTCGGTGCGCAAAGCCATGGCCGGGAAATCCAAGCGGCGCGCTACAGCAATCGCTGCCTGCCTTACCGCGACGGCATGCCGCCCACCGAGGACGAAATCGATGCTGCGTTTGATGCGCGGGGTAACTGCCTGGAACTGGACGCGGGTCGGTTGCTGGCCTGGGATCTGCGCAACCAGTTGAGGTCGGTCACGCCCATCGAGCGCGCCTCCGGGCTCAACGACAGCGAAGCGTATGTCTACGACGGCGGCGGGCCGCGGGCTCGCAAGCTTCGCACCCTGCAGACCGGCACTCGTACGTTGGCCGCCGAGGTGCGTTATCTGCCGGGATTGGAGCTGCGTGCTGACAGTGGCACGGGCGAGGCGCTGCAGGTGATCATCGCCCAGGGCGGGCTCAGCGAGGTTCGGGTCCTGCATTGGGAAAGTACGCCGCCGACTGGGGAAAACGATCTCTATCGGTATAGCGTTGCCGATCACTTGGGCTCGGTCGGCCTGGAGCTTGGCCAAGATGGGCGGGTGATCAGTCGGGAGCATTTTTATCCGTTCGGTGAAACGGCTTATCTGGCTGGAGAAGATGCGATCGAGGTCGGCTACAAGACCGTTCGCTACTCGGGCAAGGAGCAGGATGCGACGGGGCTTTACTCCTATGGTTTCCGTTATTACATCCCATGGTTGCAGCGCTGGGTGAATCCGGATCCGGCGGGGGCGGTGGACGGTTTGAACCTGTTTGTGATGGTGAGTAACAATCCGCTGACATTTGTGGATACGGACGGGCGCATAAAGGTAGAGGCGGCGGGTGATAAAGGAAGTGAAACGTCAGTTACACCCAGTGCTCCGCCGTTCAGGCCGCTGCCATTTATTCCCCAACCGCCTTCTGCGCCGGGGCCTCCTCCGCCACCGCCGTCTGCGCCGGGCCTGCCCCACCCGCCACCAGGGGCCGCTTCCCAGCAACCCGTCAAAAAAAAATGGGTCATTAAAAAAGACCCCGCGTTGTATAAGCAGCAAGGGGGCGAATACCCTTACTACTCGTCATTTTCAATCACCCTTCAGAAGCTTGGTATAGAGCATTACAGCCTGATTGCTGATAAGGATGAATTCGTAACAGCGTGGCGTGAGGTAGGAAATAACATGATCCCGCCTGCGAGAAATATAGATCATGAGAAAGCTCTGGAAGTCCAAAGTGTCATGGGGGAAATAGACTCAGAATGGTCCAGCTATCATCGAGCAGATGTGACGGAAGTTTTTCGCGGGGACTCGCCAGCCGTATTGAACAGCTACCCATGGCTTGCCGAATTTACAGAACGGCACGCTGACACCGCTACAGAAATAATGCTGGATTTAGAAATCACTTCTCCGTTGATCATGTCAACGGCAAAGGACCCAAGCATGGGGTATGTATCCGGTAAATCAATAATGTGGCACTTCGAGCTGGACTCTGGACATGCGGGGGTTTCAGAAGGGTTATATGCATCTGAGGGCGAAGTGACGTTTCCGATATACAACAAAATCAAAATAACTTCGTTGCAATTTATCCCGAAAGGAAATGCCTATATGGACGACGCAAAGCGATTCGGAACGGCGCATAGATACGTAGTAAAAGCCAGGATGTTGCGCCGTTCAGCATCAAGCTAAGCGTTGGATGGCCAGGAAATATAAAAAGCCCCCACCCAACCCACTGCGGATAGAGATGCAGTGGGCTGGATGGGAGCTTCTTGTACGACTGATCGGTGTTGCTGATCGTTACTGCGCGATGGTCTTCACCGACACGCCGCGTTCGATCGGCGTCGAGCGCCCATAGATATCCTCGAAACGCTCGATGTCATCTTCGCCCAGGTAGCTGTCGGACTGCACTTCGATGATTTGCGGCGGGATCTTGCCTGGGTTGCATAGGTGGTGAAGCCATGCATTGGAGCAATTGGGCAGCAGGGAAATTTCTTCCTTCTATACCGCCGGTCGCCACTGTGACATCTGACAGTAGGCAGTGGTGCTGGTCCTTGGCTTAGATGACGTGCAACAACCCTGGCGCTACGACGGGACACTGGATTGATGGGCATGGATCATCGAACACCAACACTGATTGTCTCCGATCCGCGTCGCTTTGCGGTTCGCTCGGTCGGCTATTGCCGCGGCCTTGAGAGGAGCGCCACGCAGCTGCGCATCAATCGCAATCTCTTTGACGTGGCGGGACGTGCGATTAAACAATGGGATTCGCGCTTGTGGGCCTTGCAGCAGACCGATGAATCGGCGCCGGCCAATCTCTCGGCGATTTACTCGCTGTCCGGCGCCACCCTGCTTACGGACAGCGTCGATGCCGGCATCCAGATCGGTCTGCCAGGCCTCGCCGACGAAGGCTTGCTGGGCTGGGATGGTCGAGGCACGCGACGGGAGACGCTCTACGATGACTCGCTGCGTCCCGTGGCGGTGTTCGAGCAAGGTGACGAGATGCCGCGTCGGTGCACCGAGCGCATGACCTACGGATATCCGGGCCAGGGCGATCAGGAGTACAACCAGTACCGGCAATTGATCCGCCATGACGACACGGCGGGTACCTTGTTGCTGGCGTCCTTTGCGTTGACCGGGCAAAACCTCAAGCAGGACCGTCGTTTCATCCTCGATGCGGCTTTGCCCGATTGGCTGGAGCTTGAAGCCGACCGCGAGTCCTTGCTTGAACCCGGCGACGGCGCCGTTTCGACGTGGTGCGTCGGCCCGCTGGGTGATGTGCTGGAGCAGGTCGATGCCAGGGAAAATCAACAATCCCAGAGCTTGACGCTCGATGGTCGGCTGTCTGGCAGCCAATTGCTGCTGAAGGGGCAGGGGGAGTGGCAGTCCTTGGTGAGAGATATTCGCTACGACGCCCAGGGGCGGATCGAACAGGAGATGGCCGGCAATGGCCTGTGGACCACGCTTACGTACAGCCCCGAAGACGGGCGCCTGATGGAGCGCCAAGCCGTGCGCGCCGGCCAGGTGTTGCAACATCTGCGCTACGACTATGACCCCATGGGCAATGTGCTGGGCATTGAGGACCTGGCCCAGCCAGTACGCTATTTCGCCAACCAGCGCATCGACCCGATCAGTCGCTTTGTCTACGACAGTCTCTACCAACTGATCGAAGCCACCGGCTGGGAGGCGGGCTCTAGCAATCAGGGGCCCGACTCCGTGGGGCGCAACGACCCGGCGGCGGTCAGCAATTATCGGCAAACCTATCGCTACGATGAGGCCGGTAATTTATTGGAGCTGACGCACATCGGCGCTCAAAGTCATGGTCGCGAAATCAAAGCGGCTCGCTACAGTAATCGCTGCTTGCCGTACCGCAACGGTGTGCCACCCTCGGAAGAAGAAATTGCAGCCGCGTTTGATGCGCGAGGTAATTGCCTGGAACTGGACGCGGGTCGGTTCCTGGCCTGGGACTTACGCAACCAATTGGATTCGGTTACGCCCATCGAGCGCGACTCGGGTCTCAACGACAGCGAGGCGTACGTCTACGACGGCGGGGGCCAACGGGTGCGCAAGCTGCGCACGCTGCACACTGGCACTCGTACGCTGGCCGCCGAGGTGCGTTATCTGCCGGGATTGGAGCTGCGTGCCGACAGTGGCACGGGCGAGGCATTGCAGGTGATCGTCGCCCAGGTTGGGCTCAGCGAAGTTCGGGTGTTGCATTGGGAAAACACGCCGCCGACCGGAGAGAACGACGCTTACCGATTCAGCGTTACCGATCATCTGGGTTCGATCGGCCTGGAGGTCGCCCTTGATGGACGGCTTATCAGCCGTGAGCATTTTTATCCCTTTGGTGAGACTGCTTATCTGGCTGGGGAAGACGCGATCGAGGTGGGTTACAAGACGGTGCGTTATTCGGGCAAGGAGCGGGATGCGACGCGGCTTTACTACTATGGTTTTCGTTATTACATCCCCTGGTTACAGCGCTGGGTGAACCCGGATCCGGCGGGGCAAGTTGACGGATTCAATCTGTTCCGGATGCTCAGGAACTGCCCACTCAGTTATAAGGACGACTCAGGCGGGAACAGTTTCCAAGTGACCGCTGACAATCGCTTCGATGTACTAAATGAGTCTGAGACAAAGGCGATGGATACGGGCAGCGTACTTATCGCCCGCGGGCTGGAGAAATTTCCAGAAGCAGCGAGGCAAAAGGTTGACGCTGCCTTCACGGAGGGTGAGCTCTGGCTGCGTGAGGCGATGAAGGCGCTATCCTCAAGCACGCTGAGTTCAAGCACCAAGATACTTTTCGAAAAATTTTTTGGAAAAGATGCTCTTGCCAACGAGAAGGGCACCGATGGTCTACGAATAGCCTTGCAAGAGAAGCTGAATGACTTAAGTAATTACCTGCGCGACCTCAAGGGGAGCGATAGCTGGAGGCTAGGGTTGGTGAAGTTTGGACGAGCTGGGGTCAATGGGGAGACGGCATATAACAACAGTCAACATCATAATGTATGGTTGAGTTTGGATCTGATTGAAAAATCACATGTTCTAGGGGTGGCGAGTACCTTGGTGCATGAGGCTGCCCATGCCATGTATGCTGGGGGAGGTCAGCATGTTCGGGACTTTTGGTATCTTCCAGAAACGTTGCCGGCGGACGCAACTTCAGAAGATATTGATACTTATCCCCTGCTCAAAATTTTAATGTCCGAGGATGTTGTAAGCCAGGGACCTATAGAGGAACGAATGAACCCCAGTGGTCGCAAAGCGTACGAAGGGACCATTAATGCTTCTCTGAAGCAATCGGGACAATCGCCTGCTAAGTCCCCAGAGGAACGAAGGACGGCATTCGTTAAAAATCCACGGGTACGTGTCGCTGTGATCATGCGTAATGCAGATTCATACCCCGGATTGTTAATGAATTTTCGAAGAAAGAACTAAAAAGCCCCCACCCAACCCACTGCGGATAGGGGACGCAGTGGGCTGGATGAGGGCTTCTTGTTCTGCTGATCGTTACTGCGCGATGGTCTTCACCGACACGCCGCGTTCGATCGGAGTGGAACGACCGTAGATATCTTCGAAACGCTCGATGTCGTCTTCGCCCAGGTAGCTACCGGACTGCACTTCGATGATTTCCAGCGGGATCTTGCCCGGGTTGCGCAGGCGGTGGACCGACGCGATCGGGATGTAGGTCGACTGGTTTTCAGTGAGCAGGAACACGTTCTCGTCACAGGTCACTTCGGCGGTGCCGCTGACCACGATCCAGTGTTCGGCACGGTGGTGGTGCATCTGCAGCGACAGGCACGCGCCCGGCTTGACCGAGATGTGCTTGACCTGGAAACGACCGCCCATGTCCACCGAATCATAGGAGCCCCACGGACGATAGACCTCGCAGTGGTTCTGGGTTTCGGTGCGGCCCTGGGCGTTGAGGGTGTTGACCAGTTGCTTGACGCCTTGGACCTTGTCCTTGTGGGCGATCATCATGGCGTCCTTGGTCTCCACCACGACGATGTTGTCCAGGCCGATCACCGACACCAGCTTGCCGTTGCCGTGGATCATGCAGTTGCGGCTGTCCTGGATCACGACGTCGCCCTTGGTGACGTTGCCGTTGGTGTCCTTGGCGTTGACTTCCCACAGCGATGCCCAGCAACCGACGTCGCTCCAGCCGGCCGACAGCGGCACTACGCAGGCGCGTTGGGTTTTTTCCATCACGGCGTAGTCGATGGAGTTGTCCGGGCAGCAGGCGAAAGTGGCGTCGTCGAAGGTGATGGTGTCGGCGGTCTGCTCGCTGCGCTCCAGGGTCAGCAGGCAGGTGTCGTAGATGTCCGGATCGTGCTTCTTCAGCTCTTCGAGGAAGCGGCTGGCGCGGAACAGGAACATGCCGCTGTTCCAGAAGTAACCGCCGGCTTCGACGAACTCGGTGGCGCGCTTGACGTCGGGTTTCTCGACGAAGTGCGAGACGCGGCTCACGCCTTCAGGCAGCAGCGCATCGTTGGTCGACTTGATGTAGCCATAGCCGGTTTCCGGCTTGGTGGCCGGTACGCCGAACAGCACCATTTCGCCACGTTCGGCGGCCACGGTGGCCAGGGCCAGGGCGCGTTGCAGGGCTTTCTGGTCTTCGATGACGTGGTCGGCTGGCAACACCAGCATCAATTCGTCGCGGCCTTCGTTGACCAGCATCATCGCGGTCAGGGCTACGGCTGGCGCAGTGTTGCGACCGAACGGTTCCATCAGGATGCGCTGGGCCTCCAGGTTCTGGCCGGACAGCTGCTCATTGACGATGAAACGGTGCTCTTTGTTGCAGACTACGATTGGCGTGTCCATGCCTTCGAACACCAGGCGCTCGAGGGTCTGCTGGAACAGGGTGTGTTCGCCGGTCAGGGCCAGGAACTGTTTAGGGAACTGCTTGCGCGAAAGCGGCCAAAGACGTGAGCCGCTACCACCTGACAAGATCACCGGAATCATGTGTGTTACTCCTACAAAATCGAAATGGTTTTAGAGCTACTGCGTTCTGTCGTTTCACTCTCTTGTTTTTGTTCCGTGCCCGGGCGGCCCTCAGGCCACCCGGGCAAATGATCAGCGGGTGGAAACCGGGCGCTTGACCCAGACCGGCGACAGGTTGCTACCCGAACCGGTCACATACAGCACGGCCGCTTCGCCGCGCTCCAGGGCGACTGGCTTCAGATCGCCAACTTTCTTGTCGCCTTCGAACAGGGCCAGGCTGACTTTCACCGGGTTGATTTCACGCTCGCCACGGCCCTTGGCCGCTACGTTCGGAACCACTTCGGTCTTGCCGTCGGCAGTCTTGAGGGTCAGGGCTTTGTCGCTGAGGTTCTGTACGCGTACCAGGGATTTCTGCTTGTTCTTGAACGGTGGTTCTTCGATCAGTTGTGGCTGGCCGCTGGCGTTGTTGACCAGGGTGTAATAGTGATCGGAAGCCAGTTTAACCGGTACGGTCTGGCTGCCTACCTTGGCGCTGTAGTCGCCGCCAGGCATGAAGCTGAAGTCGCTGCTGGCCAGTGGGGCTACGTCGCTGATATTGGTGCTGCCGACGGTGGCGCTGACTTCGGCGTTGCTGGCGTTGTAGACCCGCACGAAGCTCGAACCTTTTGGCGCGACCGGACCATAGAGGGCCGAGTCACCGGCGAAGGCCGAGAAGGAAAGGGCGCTCATGCTGGCGACCAGGGCAACGGCCTTGAAGGAGCGAGCAGCGAGACGGCGAGGAGTAGTGTTGAAAGTCATGGTGGACCTCTCTTTCAGTTTTGCGCCCGATCGGGCGTCTCGGATTGTGTGTTTGCAGCTACGTTCTGTTGGCGGGCGCCGGCTTGCTTGAGTTCGGCGACCCACTGTGGATCGGCGTCGCCGATCTCGTTGTTCACGGGCAGATAACGTTCAGGGAACTCCCAGATCAGCACCTGGGGCGGGCTGTTCTTGAAAGCGTCGCTCTTGAGGTAGCTGAGCATCGGCAGAATCGGGCCGTGGCCGTCCTCGGCGTAGTTCACAACATCACTGTGCAGGGCTTGCTTGAGTGCACCGACGAAGTTCCAGTTGGGGTTGGCGCTGTAGCTGGTACCGATCAGGGCCACAGGCACCTGGGCATCGGCGAACAACGCGTCCTCGCTGGCCGGCTGGTCATCGGCTTCACGGGTGTTGCGCTTGACCAGCGGCTCCTGGGCCGGCATCAGGTTTTCGAACAGCGGGTCCAGCGGCAGGAACTGGCGCAGGTCGCCCTTGTGGATGATTTTCTCCGCAGGCTCGGTGACGAAACGCTGGGGTTCACCGTTGAGTGGTGTGCGTTCGGCAATGGCCTTGGCCAGATGTTCCGCAGCAATTTGCGCGCCTTCCGGCGTCCAGTGGGTGTCGGTGCGCAGGAACACTTGCTGGCCGCTTTGCTTGGCCTGCTGCAGCGGGGCGAGCAGGTCAGGGGCGACGATCTTGTCCGCTGCCACGCGGGCATGGAAGTCCTGGTACAGGTTGGCGTGAATGCTCGAAGGCTTCACTTCACCCAGGTGCTCGGGATACAGGCGCGCCTTGGCCGGCACGATCGCCATGACCAGGTTGATGCCTTGTTCCTTGAGCTTCTGGCGCACGCCTTCGATCAGCGCGTAGTTGCCTTGCAGGTTCTGCTCTTCGTTGACGATCGGGTTGAACTCTTCGTCGCTGAACAGCCACTGGTCGCGGCCCAGGACCACGCCTTTGCGGCCTTCGTTGAACAGCTTGTAGTCCAGCGCGGCCCAGATATTGGTGCCCAGGCGCTTGATCGGGAATTCATCGTCGTAGTGCGTTTCCACGGCTTTGGCCCAGCGACCGTTGAGCACGGTCGCATCGGGGTTGGTGCTGAAGCCAAGGAAGCTGCGCATCGACCAGATACCCAGCGCCGTCAGGATCAACATAAACAGCGCGACGTAGAAGATGCGTAATGAGCGGGTCATGTCCGGATCCCTCAGAACTGGAAGTAAAGGAACGGCGAGAAGCTTTGCGCCGACAGTTTGAGAATCGAGGCGATGAACAGCACCAACACCAGGGTGCGCATCACATAGCGTGACCAGTCCACGGTCCAGTAGGCCGGTTGCACCTGGGCTTCTACGCCCACGGTGTAGCCGGGTTCATGGATGGTCGACGGGTTGTCGCCCGGAACAGCCTTGATCAGCCCCGGTTGCGCAGTGGCCGGGCCATTGGCTTCGGTGTCCATCTCAGGCTTGGCCTTGACCGGCGGACGATTGGTGTAGAAGTCCCGCAGGCCGAAGAAGGCGAGGGTGGCGTAGGCCACCACCAGCGTGGCGATCTGCAGGCCGGTGAGGTTGGCGCGGGTCAGTTCCGACAGCGACCAGTCACCGAAGCTGAACATGGCGCTGTACATGCGACCGGCCACGTGCAGGTTCTCGGCACGGAAGATTACCCAGCCCATCACCACCAGCAGGAACGTCAGTGCCCAGCGGATCGGGTTGATGCTGCGTGGCGTGGTGTTGATGCCCACCGCTTTTTCGATGGCCAGCCACATGCCGTGCCAGGCACCCCAGATCACGTAGGTGATGTTCGCACCGTGCCACAGACCACCCAGCAGCATGGTCAGGAACAGGTTGCGATAGGTCATCAGCGTGCCTTTGCGGTTACCGCCCAGGGTGATGTAGAGGTAGTCACGCAGCCAGGTCGACAGGCTGATGTGCCAGCGGCGCCAGAACTCAGTGATCGATTGGCTGATGTAGGGCTGCTTGAAGTTTTCCATGAAGCGGAAACCCATCATCAAGCCCAGGCCGATGGCCATGTCGCTGTAGCCGGAGAAGTCGAAGTACAGCTGCGCGGTGTACGCCAGGGCACCGAGCCAGGCGTCGCCCGTGGTCGGGTTCTGCAGGGCAAAGCAATGGTCGGCCACCACCGCCAGGGTGTCGGCGATGAACACTTTCTTGATGAAGCCCTGCATGAAGCGCGTGCAGCCTTCGGAGAACTTGTCCAGCGTGTGGGTGCGGTTGTTGAACTGGTCGGCCAGATCACGGAAACGCAGCACGGGGCCGGCGATCAGGTGCGGGAAGATCGCCACGAACGCCGCGAAGTCGATCAGGTTGCGGGTCGCCGGCGTATCACCGCGATACACGTCGATGATGTAGCTGATGGACTCGAAGATGTAGAACGAGATCCCGATCGGCAACAGCACGTGGGTCAGGATGAACGGGTTGAGCCCGAAGCTGGTGATGATTGCGTTGAGGCTGTCCACGCCGAAGTTGGCGTATTTGAAATAGCCCAGGATGGCCAAGTCCACGCCCACGCCGAGCAGCAGCCAGCGCTGGGCCGGTTTGGTGCGCACACCGGCGGCGCCGACTTTCAGGCCGATCCAGTAGTTCCACAGGGTCACGCCGGCGAACAGGGCCAGGAAGTCCACGCGCCACCAGGCATAGAACACATAGCTGGCGATCAGCAGCAGCAGGTTGCGATAGCGTTGCCCGCTCAGGTAGTACAAGCCGAGAAAGATCGGCAGGAACAGGAACAGGAACACATTGGATGAAAATACCATCCCGATCTCTCCTTGTTGAATCAACAGTCAAGGGCCAGAGCCCCCCCAAACCCCCCCATGAAAACCGGGGGGCA
This genomic interval carries:
- a CDS encoding mannose-1-phosphate guanylyltransferase/mannose-6-phosphate isomerase, with the translated sequence MIPVILSGGSGSRLWPLSRKQFPKQFLALTGEHTLFQQTLERLVFEGMDTPIVVCNKEHRFIVNEQLSGQNLEAQRILMEPFGRNTAPAVALTAMMLVNEGRDELMLVLPADHVIEDQKALQRALALATVAAERGEMVLFGVPATKPETGYGYIKSTNDALLPEGVSRVSHFVEKPDVKRATEFVEAGGYFWNSGMFLFRASRFLEELKKHDPDIYDTCLLTLERSEQTADTITFDDATFACCPDNSIDYAVMEKTQRACVVPLSAGWSDVGCWASLWEVNAKDTNGNVTKGDVVIQDSRNCMIHGNGKLVSVIGLDNIVVVETKDAMMIAHKDKVQGVKQLVNTLNAQGRTETQNHCEVYRPWGSYDSVDMGGRFQVKHISVKPGACLSLQMHHHRAEHWIVVSGTAEVTCDENVFLLTENQSTYIPIASVHRLRNPGKIPLEIIEVQSGSYLGEDDIERFEDIYGRSTPIERGVSVKTIAQ
- a CDS encoding alginate O-acetyltransferase AlgF, encoding MTFNTTPRRLAARSFKAVALVASMSALSFSAFAGDSALYGPVAPKGSSFVRVYNASNAEVSATVGSTNISDVAPLASSDFSFMPGGDYSAKVGSQTVPVKLASDHYYTLVNNASGQPQLIEEPPFKNKQKSLVRVQNLSDKALTLKTADGKTEVVPNVAAKGRGEREINPVKVSLALFEGDKKVGDLKPVALERGEAAVLYVTGSGSNLSPVWVKRPVSTR
- a CDS encoding alginate O-acetyltransferase, whose protein sequence is MTRSLRIFYVALFMLILTALGIWSMRSFLGFSTNPDATVLNGRWAKAVETHYDDEFPIKRLGTNIWAALDYKLFNEGRKGVVLGRDQWLFSDEEFNPIVNEEQNLQGNYALIEGVRQKLKEQGINLVMAIVPAKARLYPEHLGEVKPSSIHANLYQDFHARVAADKIVAPDLLAPLQQAKQSGQQVFLRTDTHWTPEGAQIAAEHLAKAIAERTPLNGEPQRFVTEPAEKIIHKGDLRQFLPLDPLFENLMPAQEPLVKRNTREADDQPASEDALFADAQVPVALIGTSYSANPNWNFVGALKQALHSDVVNYAEDGHGPILPMLSYLKSDAFKNSPPQVLIWEFPERYLPVNNEIGDADPQWVAELKQAGARQQNVAANTQSETPDRAQN
- a CDS encoding MBOAT family O-acyltransferase; this translates as MVFSSNVFLFLFLPIFLGLYYLSGQRYRNLLLLIASYVFYAWWRVDFLALFAGVTLWNYWIGLKVGAAGVRTKPAQRWLLLGVGVDLAILGYFKYANFGVDSLNAIITSFGLNPFILTHVLLPIGISFYIFESISYIIDVYRGDTPATRNLIDFAAFVAIFPHLIAGPVLRFRDLADQFNNRTHTLDKFSEGCTRFMQGFIKKVFIADTLAVVADHCFALQNPTTGDAWLGALAYTAQLYFDFSGYSDMAIGLGLMMGFRFMENFKQPYISQSITEFWRRWHISLSTWLRDYLYITLGGNRKGTLMTYRNLFLTMLLGGLWHGANITYVIWGAWHGMWLAIEKAVGINTTPRSINPIRWALTFLLVVMGWVIFRAENLHVAGRMYSAMFSFGDWSLSELTRANLTGLQIATLVVAYATLAFFGLRDFYTNRPPVKAKPEMDTEANGPATAQPGLIKAVPGDNPSTIHEPGYTVGVEAQVQPAYWTVDWSRYVMRTLVLVLFIASILKLSAQSFSPFLYFQF